In the genome of Hymenobacter taeanensis, one region contains:
- a CDS encoding Mrp/NBP35 family ATP-binding protein, whose product MATITKEDVLKALSYVEEPDLGKDLVTLNMIEDVVIEGNRVSFTVVLTTPACPLKQLIHDACERAIHTMVDKDAEVVIVMTSRVTTMRQNRDILPGVKNIIAIASGKGGVGKSTVTANLAIALAKSGAKVGLVDADISGPSMPLMFGVEDARPHVYQSAEGRNLIQPVEAHGVKLMSIGFLAPAESAIVWRGPMASSALKQFITEVEWGELDYLLLDMPPGTSDIHLTMVQTVPVTGSLIVTTPQKVALADAEKGLQMFRLPQINVPVLGIVENMAWFTPAELPDNKYFIFGEGGGKGLAAKHEVPLLGQIPLVQSIRENGDQGTPAILQTGTPAAEVFEQLAEELARQVSIRNAVAPKTNIVEMNR is encoded by the coding sequence ATGGCAACTATCACCAAAGAAGACGTTCTCAAGGCCCTGAGCTACGTGGAGGAGCCTGACCTGGGCAAAGACCTCGTAACGCTCAACATGATTGAGGACGTGGTAATTGAAGGCAACCGCGTATCGTTTACGGTGGTTCTTACCACCCCGGCCTGCCCGCTTAAGCAGCTCATTCACGATGCCTGTGAGCGGGCCATCCATACGATGGTAGACAAAGACGCTGAAGTGGTTATTGTGATGACCTCGCGCGTGACCACCATGCGCCAGAACCGCGACATCCTGCCCGGCGTCAAGAACATTATCGCCATAGCCTCGGGCAAGGGTGGTGTGGGCAAAAGCACGGTTACGGCTAACCTGGCCATTGCCCTGGCCAAATCTGGCGCCAAGGTGGGCCTGGTTGATGCTGACATTTCGGGCCCTAGCATGCCACTGATGTTTGGCGTAGAAGATGCCCGCCCGCACGTGTACCAGTCTGCGGAGGGTCGTAACCTGATTCAGCCCGTGGAGGCGCATGGCGTAAAGCTGATGAGCATCGGCTTCCTGGCCCCCGCCGAGTCGGCTATTGTGTGGCGCGGCCCCATGGCATCGTCGGCGCTGAAGCAGTTCATTACGGAGGTAGAATGGGGCGAGCTGGACTACCTGCTCCTCGACATGCCTCCCGGAACCTCCGACATCCACCTGACCATGGTGCAGACGGTGCCCGTTACTGGCTCACTCATCGTAACCACGCCGCAAAAAGTGGCCCTAGCCGATGCCGAGAAAGGCCTGCAAATGTTCCGCCTGCCCCAGATCAATGTTCCCGTTCTGGGCATTGTGGAGAACATGGCCTGGTTTACCCCCGCCGAGCTGCCCGATAACAAGTACTTCATCTTCGGGGAAGGCGGCGGCAAAGGTCTCGCCGCGAAGCACGAGGTACCGCTGCTAGGCCAGATTCCGCTGGTGCAGAGCATCCGCGAAAACGGCGACCAGGGCACACCTGCCATTTTGCAGACCGGCACGCCAGCTGCGGAGGTATTCGAGCAGTTGGCCGAAGAACTGGCCCGCCAGGTGAGCATCCGGAACGCGGTGGCTCCTAAAACGAATATCGTGGAGATGAACCGGTAA
- the acs gene encoding acetate--CoA ligase encodes MPDMPTKHARIRTLEEYQEAYRRSVENPEQFWAEVAEPFTWRRKWSKVLDSDMAAGRNEWFQGARLNITENCLDRHLATRANKLAIIYEPNDPKTRHLRLTYRELHQEVCKFANVLHNNGVEKGDRVCIYMPMIPQLAIAVLACARIGAVHSVIFAGFSATAIADRVNDAQATVVLTADGLNRGAKQIPVKRVVDEALETCPGVRRVIVVEHLGWPVQMKEGRDVWYHEEAADVPKTCPAEEMDAEDPLFILYTSGSTGKPKGVVHSTAGYMVWADYTFRNVFQIEENDIYWCTADIGWVTGHTYLLYGPLLAGSTSLMFEGIPTYPDAGRFWEVIDKHSVSIFYTAPTAIRSLMAAPLDNVLSYSLDSLRVLGSVGEPINEEAWYWYYQHVGKERCPVVDTWWQTETGGIMISAMAGITPSKPTHAGLPMPGVQPVLLTQEGKEIEGNDEEGYLAIKHSWPGIIRTTYGDHERAVQTYFAPYKGYYFTGDGARRDENGLYRIIGRVDDVINVSGHRFGTAEIENAINHNQNVVESAVVAFPHDVKGQGIYAYVICQPGTCDGDKDKAHIEASIIETIVAQIGKIAKPDKIQIVSGLPKTRSGKIMRRILRKVAEGEISNLGDTTTLLDPAVVDEIIAGRK; translated from the coding sequence ATGCCTGACATGCCCACCAAACACGCCCGCATCCGCACCCTTGAAGAATACCAGGAGGCCTACCGCCGCAGCGTTGAAAACCCCGAGCAGTTCTGGGCCGAGGTGGCGGAGCCCTTCACCTGGCGTCGTAAATGGAGCAAGGTGCTCGACTCCGATATGGCCGCGGGCCGCAACGAGTGGTTTCAGGGGGCGCGCCTGAACATCACGGAGAATTGCCTTGACCGGCACCTGGCCACCCGGGCCAACAAGCTGGCCATTATCTACGAGCCCAACGACCCCAAAACCCGCCACCTGCGCCTCACATACCGCGAGCTGCACCAGGAGGTGTGCAAGTTTGCCAACGTGCTGCACAACAACGGCGTGGAAAAGGGCGACCGGGTGTGCATCTATATGCCCATGATTCCGCAGTTAGCTATTGCGGTGCTGGCCTGCGCCCGGATTGGCGCCGTGCACTCCGTAATTTTTGCGGGCTTCTCGGCCACGGCCATTGCCGACCGCGTGAACGATGCTCAGGCCACCGTGGTGCTCACCGCCGACGGCCTGAACCGCGGCGCCAAGCAGATTCCGGTGAAGCGCGTGGTGGATGAGGCCCTGGAAACCTGCCCCGGCGTGCGCCGCGTGATTGTGGTGGAGCACCTGGGCTGGCCCGTGCAAATGAAGGAAGGCCGCGACGTGTGGTACCATGAAGAAGCCGCAGATGTGCCCAAAACCTGCCCCGCCGAGGAAATGGACGCCGAGGACCCGCTGTTCATTCTCTACACCTCCGGCAGCACCGGCAAGCCCAAGGGCGTGGTGCACAGCACTGCCGGCTACATGGTGTGGGCTGATTACACGTTCCGCAACGTGTTTCAGATTGAGGAAAACGATATTTACTGGTGCACCGCCGACATTGGCTGGGTAACGGGCCACACCTACCTGCTCTACGGTCCGCTGCTGGCCGGCAGCACCTCTCTCATGTTTGAGGGCATCCCCACATACCCCGATGCGGGCCGCTTCTGGGAGGTGATTGACAAGCACTCCGTTAGCATTTTCTACACCGCGCCCACGGCTATTCGCAGCCTGATGGCCGCCCCCCTGGATAACGTGCTCAGCTACTCTCTCGATTCTCTGCGGGTGCTGGGCTCGGTGGGAGAGCCCATCAACGAGGAGGCCTGGTACTGGTATTATCAGCACGTGGGCAAAGAGCGCTGCCCCGTGGTGGATACCTGGTGGCAGACGGAAACGGGTGGCATTATGATTTCGGCCATGGCCGGCATTACACCCAGCAAGCCCACCCACGCCGGCCTGCCCATGCCCGGCGTGCAGCCGGTGCTGCTCACCCAGGAGGGTAAGGAAATTGAGGGCAACGATGAGGAGGGCTACCTGGCCATTAAGCACAGCTGGCCGGGCATCATCCGGACGACTTACGGCGACCATGAACGGGCCGTGCAAACCTACTTTGCGCCCTACAAAGGCTACTACTTCACCGGCGACGGTGCCCGCCGCGACGAAAACGGTCTTTACCGCATCATTGGCCGCGTTGATGACGTGATAAACGTATCGGGCCACCGCTTTGGCACGGCTGAAATTGAAAACGCTATCAACCACAATCAAAACGTAGTAGAATCGGCGGTGGTGGCTTTCCCGCACGATGTGAAGGGGCAGGGCATTTATGCCTACGTCATCTGCCAGCCCGGGACCTGCGATGGAGACAAAGACAAAGCCCACATTGAGGCCAGCATCATTGAAACCATCGTGGCCCAAATTGGCAAAATCGCCAAGCCCGATAAAATTCAGATAGTATCAGGCCTGCCCAAAACCCGCTCCGGCAAAATCATGCGCCGCATCCTGCGTAAGGTAGCCGAGGGGGAAATCTCTAACCTCGGCGACACCACTACGCTGCTCGACCCCGCAGTAGTAGATGAGATTATTGCAGGGCGCAAGTAA
- a CDS encoding NifU family protein, producing MNLSATVEAHPLLPRIEQALDTIRPYLAADGGNVRVLEITDDMVLRLELLGACGTCPMSPMTLKAGVEESVKKAVPEIRSVEAVNVTPMSEQPAGQTGHPVSPAPVPTPQF from the coding sequence ATGAATTTATCTGCCACCGTCGAAGCACATCCGCTCCTCCCCCGCATCGAGCAGGCCCTGGATACCATCCGGCCCTACCTGGCTGCCGACGGAGGCAATGTGCGCGTGCTGGAAATCACCGACGATATGGTGCTGCGCCTGGAGCTTCTGGGCGCCTGTGGCACCTGCCCGATGTCGCCGATGACGCTGAAAGCCGGCGTGGAAGAGTCGGTGAAAAAGGCTGTTCCGGAGATTCGCTCCGTAGAAGCCGTGAACGTAACGCCCATGAGCGAGCAGCCCGCCGGTCAAACCGGCCACCCCGTTTCGCCCGCTCCGGTGCCTACGCCGCAGTTTTAA
- a CDS encoding DUF6882 domain-containing protein: protein MNQLIYSDFAQSCLQDLIDLQDEFKSEYDIEWYENWFYNQSTGLLTFSTGEEEINFKYLSVGTFSRQTNTWKWSWDNENTLPTIKEEIITVKDFGYQSEFSKLTDGYFESSEEEAWEFTAITAKLTNSIGVYRPISEHLLVFMVLLEFVDKETAQNIKDKYIKCGTHEYGRRAFICNHLNTRAKAGFEESFETYENMELEEDDDFQAWCDKCEQVRQKEGGWNDNSMAFADIRLVCESCYFEIKELNLGYK from the coding sequence ATGAATCAGTTGATATATAGTGATTTCGCCCAATCTTGTCTGCAGGATTTAATAGATTTGCAGGATGAATTCAAAAGCGAATACGATATTGAATGGTATGAGAACTGGTTTTATAATCAATCTACAGGTTTGCTAACTTTTTCAACTGGGGAAGAAGAAATCAACTTCAAATATTTATCGGTTGGAACTTTTTCTAGACAAACTAATACATGGAAATGGTCGTGGGATAATGAGAATACTTTACCTACTATAAAAGAGGAAATAATCACTGTAAAGGATTTTGGTTATCAGTCAGAGTTTAGCAAGCTAACCGATGGTTATTTTGAAAGTAGTGAGGAAGAGGCGTGGGAATTTACTGCAATAACCGCTAAGCTTACCAACAGTATAGGGGTTTATAGACCCATTTCAGAGCACCTATTAGTCTTTATGGTTTTGCTAGAATTCGTTGATAAGGAAACTGCGCAAAATATTAAAGATAAATATATTAAATGTGGTACTCATGAATACGGTAGGAGGGCATTCATCTGCAATCATTTAAATACCCGTGCCAAAGCAGGTTTTGAAGAATCATTTGAAACCTATGAAAACATGGAGCTTGAAGAAGACGATGATTTTCAAGCCTGGTGTGATAAGTGTGAGCAGGTAAGGCAAAAAGAGGGCGGATGGAATGATAATTCGATGGCTTTTGCAGATATCAGGCTTGTTTGTGAAAGTTGTTATTTCGAAATAAAAGAATTAAATCTTGGGTACAAATAA
- the cobC gene encoding alpha-ribazole phosphatase family protein has translation MDIYLVRHTKVATAPGICYGRSDVDVAATYAEDEAAVRARLEPMVLAGSLVAYASPLRRCRQLAEALVPTGLMLDDRLMEYDFGQWELQPWDALPAHEVNPWMADFVHVPAPGGETFQALHHRATAFLTEALATAEPDATIVIVSHSAVIRSLLCHCLGLPLAHAFRLDIDYGSITKVRNRQGQFNVAYTNA, from the coding sequence ATGGACATTTACCTAGTCAGGCACACTAAAGTGGCCACTGCCCCCGGCATCTGCTACGGCCGCTCCGATGTGGACGTGGCTGCTACGTATGCCGAGGACGAAGCCGCTGTGCGCGCCCGCCTGGAGCCAATGGTGTTGGCTGGTTCACTGGTGGCCTACGCAAGCCCCTTGCGCCGCTGCCGCCAACTAGCGGAGGCTCTGGTGCCGACGGGCCTCATGCTTGACGACCGCCTTATGGAGTACGACTTTGGGCAATGGGAGCTGCAGCCCTGGGATGCGTTACCCGCCCATGAGGTAAACCCCTGGATGGCCGATTTTGTGCACGTGCCCGCCCCTGGCGGCGAGACCTTCCAGGCCCTGCACCACCGCGCTACGGCATTCTTGACCGAGGCACTGGCCACTGCCGAGCCTGATGCGACGATTGTTATCGTTAGTCATTCGGCCGTTATTCGTAGCCTCCTGTGCCACTGCCTGGGCCTGCCGCTAGCCCATGCCTTCCGCTTAGATATCGACTATGGCTCCATTACCAAAGTGCGCAACCGCCAAGGGCAGTTCAACGTGGCCTACACAAACGCATAA
- the fahA gene encoding fumarylacetoacetase translates to MANPNDPALRSWIDIVPESDFPIQNLPFGVFETDERGPRVGVAIGEYVLDLYAVAQFGFFEDLDLGPKMPKIFRRRSLNQFIALGRPAWRAVRQRVSELLRHDNDALRSDEVMHECLVRQSEVRMLRPIKPQNYTDFYSSIEHATNVGMMFRDPANALLPNWRHIPIGYHGRASSIVVSGTDIRRPNGQRKAPDAASPTFGPSQQLDFELEMAFVVGRSTQLGDTVPIQNAEDYIFGMVLFNDWSARDIQSWEYVPLGPFLGKSFGSSVSAWVVTLDALEPFRVAGPVQEPEPLLYLRQLDEHNFDINLEVGIQPEGGLETTVSRSNFGLMYWSMAQQLTHQASNGCNLQVGDLYASGTISGTTPDSLGSMLELAWRGTRPVPLADGSERKFLQDGDTVTMRGYCEKDGLRLGFGEVIGTVLPAPII, encoded by the coding sequence ATGGCTAACCCGAACGACCCCGCGCTCCGCTCCTGGATTGATATTGTTCCTGAAAGTGACTTCCCGATTCAGAATCTGCCATTTGGCGTATTTGAAACCGATGAGCGTGGGCCGCGCGTGGGGGTGGCCATCGGCGAGTATGTGCTGGACTTATATGCCGTAGCTCAATTCGGGTTTTTTGAGGACCTGGACCTGGGGCCGAAGATGCCCAAGATATTTCGCCGCCGCAGCCTCAACCAGTTTATTGCCCTGGGCCGGCCGGCGTGGCGGGCCGTGCGGCAGCGCGTTTCGGAGCTGCTGCGCCACGACAATGATGCACTACGCTCCGATGAGGTGATGCACGAGTGCTTGGTGCGCCAGAGCGAGGTGCGGATGCTGCGCCCCATAAAGCCCCAGAACTACACCGACTTTTACAGCAGCATTGAGCACGCTACTAACGTGGGCATGATGTTCCGCGACCCCGCCAACGCCCTGCTGCCCAACTGGCGTCACATTCCCATCGGCTACCACGGTCGGGCCAGCAGCATCGTGGTGAGCGGCACCGATATCCGGCGCCCCAATGGGCAGCGCAAGGCCCCTGATGCTGCTTCTCCCACATTCGGCCCCTCGCAGCAGCTTGATTTTGAGCTGGAAATGGCCTTCGTAGTAGGCCGCAGCACTCAACTCGGCGACACAGTGCCCATCCAAAACGCCGAGGACTACATCTTCGGGATGGTGCTGTTCAACGACTGGAGCGCCCGCGACATTCAGAGCTGGGAGTACGTGCCGCTAGGACCGTTCCTGGGCAAGAGCTTCGGTAGCAGCGTGTCGGCGTGGGTGGTAACGCTGGATGCGCTGGAGCCCTTCCGGGTGGCCGGCCCGGTGCAGGAGCCCGAGCCCCTGCTCTACCTGCGCCAGCTTGATGAGCATAATTTTGACATTAACCTGGAGGTAGGAATTCAGCCGGAAGGTGGCCTGGAAACCACCGTTTCCCGCTCCAACTTCGGCCTTATGTACTGGAGCATGGCCCAGCAGCTCACGCACCAGGCCTCCAACGGCTGCAACCTGCAGGTAGGCGACCTGTACGCCAGCGGCACCATCTCGGGCACCACCCCCGATTCGTTGGGCTCAATGCTGGAGCTTGCCTGGCGCGGCACCCGCCCCGTGCCCCTCGCCGATGGCTCGGAGCGCAAGTTCCTGCAAGATGGCGACACCGTAACGATGCGCGGCTACTGTGAGAAAGATGGCCTACGCCTTGGATTCGGGGAGGTAATCGGCACGGTACTCCCCGCTCCCATAATCTAG
- a CDS encoding T9SS type A sorting domain-containing protein translates to MTTTLPYVCSFLLMLGLSLGQATAQAPSSTVALYVNDAATTGDVFTTAAGSDATGNGSTAAPYATIARALAQADSGTQTIFIDAGTYKERIILNKNVNLRGAGTATAQPASATIFEGGLQPNPTQTLEVGLLLTASGGTSTQPLRIANLTIRAYDFGIQTDGAARANVLVEDVETIANRQCGIFWNCLGGAQNLTFRRVTASRSAEGANTNSNGAGRGLFLVNGHKQNIVIENGVFEGNRRSGIDVNDGSVSGLVVRGNLFEQNLEPALAVLGAGGQRDANGTFTSSSALIEGNIIRNNAAVGMELKSCTGNGQRSGAGSFVVRNNYIARPLSASAALSIDHAGIVFIDRDRNVINAGGGRNGDLLTGGAYIQGNTIRGFLADASSSASFFNGFGVVIEGISNKVFGNVVAQCQIAVQVQDRPDNSTGATPFFNMSRNGYLPSVGDSVRGNRLDSCVTAIRAINLTNVVDASLNWLGSSLPATVRGTAGIDGSVVTLGGPTTNFAPVSSFAPTGLIDFSPYLHTAADAGAASGAATMYAYLHTEANSPQAGPVPPLQEAANLLADNGTLNATDGLYKGDVMVTRSLTLVNTGATSLQNLTLNAPGKNLTMAAPFTLTGALTLIQGLLQTSPSALLTVSNHATATEGSPSSYVEGPIRKQGGQAFVFPLGKGGQWARLSITAPADTTTTFTAEYIPASFTIRTATAPLSEVSQVEHWILEGSASASPVTVGLYWENAFRSGIDDFSQDLQVARYNGSAWTTVGNSSLGGGLSAGVVASGQPVSGSGIFTFGSLSPTINPLSTQMSSFTAAQPQPGTVDLEWSMTSEGSTAGYAVERSPDASTWQQIALVASQGITAQPLKYTFQDQGVANMKQAFYRLRQSGASGVRYSEIKTVLLRASILAVAKEQSNQFALYPNPATDRVTLLLPKATPEPVQITLRDLSGRTVLNHTLNKITQLAVPLQLPAFLNAGVYLLYLQGTGLPLIPQQLILH, encoded by the coding sequence ATGACAACAACTCTACCTTACGTTTGCTCATTCCTGCTGATGCTTGGGCTGTCTTTGGGGCAGGCTACGGCCCAGGCGCCGAGCAGCACGGTTGCCTTATATGTGAATGACGCCGCAACTACCGGCGACGTTTTCACTACCGCTGCCGGAAGTGATGCGACTGGCAACGGCTCCACGGCGGCGCCTTACGCCACAATTGCTCGGGCCCTGGCCCAGGCAGATTCCGGTACCCAAACGATTTTTATCGACGCTGGCACCTATAAGGAGCGTATCATCCTCAATAAGAACGTGAACCTGCGAGGAGCAGGTACTGCCACGGCCCAACCAGCGAGTGCAACCATTTTCGAGGGCGGCCTCCAGCCTAATCCAACCCAAACCCTGGAGGTTGGGCTGCTGCTCACTGCCAGCGGCGGCACAAGCACTCAGCCTCTCCGGATTGCTAACCTCACCATACGTGCTTACGACTTCGGCATCCAGACCGATGGCGCAGCACGCGCCAACGTGTTGGTAGAAGACGTGGAAACTATTGCCAACCGACAGTGCGGTATTTTCTGGAACTGCCTGGGAGGTGCTCAAAACCTTACCTTCCGGCGAGTAACGGCTTCTCGCAGCGCTGAGGGAGCCAACACCAACAGTAATGGAGCAGGCCGTGGCTTGTTTCTGGTAAACGGCCACAAGCAGAATATTGTGATTGAGAACGGCGTGTTCGAGGGCAACCGCCGTAGCGGCATCGATGTGAACGATGGCAGCGTGAGCGGGCTGGTTGTGCGCGGTAACCTGTTCGAGCAAAACCTGGAGCCAGCTTTGGCTGTGTTAGGCGCCGGAGGTCAGCGCGACGCCAATGGCACCTTTACCAGCTCGTCCGCCCTTATTGAAGGCAATATTATCCGAAACAATGCGGCGGTAGGTATGGAGCTGAAATCGTGTACCGGTAATGGTCAGCGGAGCGGGGCGGGCAGTTTCGTGGTGCGCAACAACTATATAGCTCGCCCCTTGAGTGCCTCGGCAGCCCTAAGCATTGATCATGCGGGCATTGTATTCATTGACCGTGACCGGAACGTTATTAATGCGGGCGGCGGCCGTAACGGCGACTTACTCACGGGTGGTGCTTACATTCAGGGAAATACCATTCGTGGCTTCTTGGCCGATGCATCCAGCTCAGCTAGCTTTTTTAATGGGTTTGGTGTGGTTATAGAGGGCATCAGCAACAAAGTTTTCGGCAATGTGGTTGCGCAGTGTCAGATTGCGGTGCAGGTGCAGGACCGGCCTGACAATAGCACCGGCGCCACCCCTTTCTTTAACATGTCCCGCAACGGCTACCTTCCCTCCGTAGGCGACAGTGTTCGAGGCAACCGATTAGATAGCTGCGTCACGGCCATTCGGGCTATTAACCTGACCAACGTAGTAGATGCTTCATTGAACTGGCTCGGCAGTTCCCTACCCGCCACCGTGCGCGGCACAGCGGGCATCGACGGGTCTGTGGTAACGTTAGGCGGGCCAACTACCAATTTTGCGCCTGTATCCAGCTTTGCGCCTACCGGCCTGATTGACTTTTCGCCCTATCTCCATACCGCCGCCGATGCTGGAGCAGCATCTGGCGCTGCCACCATGTATGCGTATCTGCATACAGAGGCTAACAGCCCGCAGGCCGGACCAGTACCCCCTCTACAAGAGGCAGCTAATCTGCTAGCTGACAATGGCACCCTAAACGCCACTGACGGCCTCTATAAGGGTGATGTGATGGTAACACGCAGCCTGACTCTGGTTAACACCGGGGCTACCTCCTTACAGAACCTGACGCTGAATGCGCCTGGTAAAAACCTGACCATGGCCGCTCCTTTTACCCTGACGGGGGCCCTTACATTAATCCAAGGGCTGCTGCAAACCTCCCCCTCTGCCCTGCTTACCGTCAGCAACCACGCCACGGCCACGGAAGGCAGCCCCAGTTCTTATGTTGAAGGTCCAATCCGTAAGCAAGGCGGGCAGGCATTTGTGTTTCCCCTGGGGAAAGGCGGCCAATGGGCCCGACTAAGCATTACGGCTCCAGCAGACACTACTACGACTTTCACAGCTGAATACATACCGGCTTCTTTCACCATTCGCACGGCTACGGCCCCCTTGAGTGAGGTAAGCCAGGTTGAACACTGGATTTTGGAAGGGTCAGCCTCAGCTAGTCCGGTTACGGTAGGACTGTATTGGGAAAACGCTTTCCGCAGTGGCATAGACGACTTTTCGCAGGATCTGCAGGTAGCACGCTATAATGGCAGTGCTTGGACAACTGTCGGAAATAGTAGCCTGGGGGGCGGTTTGAGCGCAGGCGTTGTAGCATCGGGCCAACCGGTCAGCGGCTCTGGCATCTTTACGTTTGGCTCTCTATCGCCAACTATCAACCCGCTTTCAACCCAGATGTCGAGCTTTACCGCGGCTCAGCCACAGCCGGGCACAGTGGATTTGGAATGGTCTATGACCAGCGAAGGCAGCACGGCCGGCTATGCCGTAGAGCGTTCCCCTGATGCCAGTACGTGGCAGCAAATTGCCCTTGTTGCCAGTCAGGGCATTACGGCCCAACCGCTGAAGTACACCTTTCAGGATCAGGGAGTAGCAAATATGAAACAGGCTTTTTACCGGTTGCGGCAGTCGGGTGCCAGTGGCGTACGCTACTCTGAGATAAAAACCGTTCTACTTCGTGCAAGCATTCTGGCTGTAGCGAAAGAGCAGTCAAACCAATTCGCCCTGTACCCGAATCCGGCCACTGACCGCGTAACGCTGTTACTGCCAAAGGCTACTCCGGAGCCTGTACAAATTACTCTGCGTGACTTGAGTGGTCGTACTGTTCTAAACCATACCCTAAATAAAATCACCCAACTGGCGGTTCCTCTGCAACTACCTGCTTTCTTAAATGCTGGCGTATACCTACTGTATCTACAGGGTACTGGGCTCCCTCTCATTCCACAGCAGTTAATTCTACACTAA